A genomic window from Lentibacter algarum includes:
- a CDS encoding aspartate-semialdehyde dehydrogenase: protein MGYNVVVVGATGNVGREMLNILAERHFPVDKIAVLASRRSIGTEVSFGDKTLKTTDLDTFDFAGWDMALFAVGSEATKTYAPLAAKAGCVVIDNSSLYRYDSEIPLIVPEVNPEAIHDYAKKNIIANPNCSTAQMVVALKPLHDRARIKRVVVSTYQSVSGAGKEGIDELWDQTKSIYNPTDNKPPKKFTKQIAFNVIPHIDVFMEDGSTKEEWKMVAETKKIIDKSIKVTATCVRVPVFVGHSEAINIEFEDFLDEDEARDILRESPGVMVIDKREDGGYVSPVECVGDFATFISRIRQDSTIDNGLNLWCVSDNLRKGAALNAVQIAELLGREVLKKG, encoded by the coding sequence ATGGGCTATAACGTTGTTGTCGTCGGCGCCACTGGCAATGTGGGTCGTGAAATGCTGAACATCCTCGCGGAGCGCCATTTTCCCGTGGATAAGATCGCCGTTTTGGCGAGCCGCCGTTCTATCGGTACGGAAGTGAGCTTTGGCGACAAGACCCTCAAGACGACGGATCTGGACACGTTTGATTTTGCGGGCTGGGACATGGCATTGTTTGCTGTCGGCTCGGAAGCGACAAAGACCTATGCGCCGTTGGCTGCGAAGGCTGGTTGTGTTGTGATCGATAACTCCTCGCTTTATCGCTATGATTCAGAGATCCCGTTGATTGTGCCTGAGGTGAACCCAGAGGCGATCCATGACTATGCCAAGAAGAACATCATCGCCAACCCGAACTGCTCGACCGCGCAGATGGTTGTGGCGCTGAAGCCTTTGCACGATCGCGCGCGCATCAAGCGGGTTGTTGTGAGCACGTATCAGTCTGTTTCGGGTGCGGGCAAAGAGGGCATTGACGAGCTTTGGGACCAGACCAAGAGCATCTACAATCCGACGGACAATAAGCCGCCGAAAAAATTCACCAAGCAGATCGCTTTTAACGTCATTCCGCACATCGATGTGTTTATGGAAGACGGCTCCACCAAAGAAGAGTGGAAGATGGTCGCAGAGACCAAGAAGATTATCGATAAGTCGATCAAAGTGACGGCTACCTGTGTGCGCGTGCCTGTTTTTGTCGGGCACTCCGAAGCGATCAACATTGAGTTTGAGGACTTCCTCGACGAAGACGAGGCGCGCGACATTTTGCGGGAATCGCCCGGTGTGATGGTGATCGATAAGCGCGAAGACGGTGGTTATGTTAGCCCTGTTGAATGTGTCGGTGACTTTGCGACCTTTATCAGCCGCATTCGCCAAGACAGCACGATTGATAACGGTCTGAACCTTTGGTGTGTGTCAGACAATCTGCGCAAGGGTGCGGCTCTGAACGCTGTTCAGATTGCCGAGCTGTTGGGTCGTGAGGTTCTCAAAAAGGGCTAA
- a CDS encoding MFS transporter: protein MRVDLILLCFAYVLSQFYRAFLAVLTEVLERDVGASPEDLATASGLWFLAFAAMQIPVGWALDKVGPRRTASVLLLIGGGGGAAVFALASAPVHISIAMLLIGVGCSPVLMASYYIFARTYPAAVFATLAAVILGVGSVGNLASALPTTLAVEAFGWRAVVGGTAVVSVLTALGLFFIVRDPEAAQSDVKGSLFDLLKMPALWLVFPLMAFQYAPAAGARGLWIGPFFRDVFGAGDGLVGNVTLLMGAAMIAGTFAYGPLDRLLGTRKWVIFGGNILSMVGCFWLGLVSVQSLWLAVGIFAMIGFFGASFPMMMAHGRAFFPPHLVGRGVTLMNLFAIGGVGVMQMLTGRLYARVAEGAVSPAEPYQALFVFYGALVALGLFIYVFAQDRTD from the coding sequence ATGCGCGTTGATTTGATTTTGCTGTGTTTTGCTTATGTGTTGAGCCAGTTTTATCGGGCGTTTCTGGCAGTCTTGACTGAGGTTCTCGAGCGCGATGTGGGCGCGAGCCCTGAGGATCTGGCGACGGCTTCGGGGCTTTGGTTTTTGGCCTTTGCGGCGATGCAGATTCCTGTCGGGTGGGCTTTGGATAAGGTTGGGCCGCGGCGCACAGCGTCTGTTTTGTTGCTGATTGGGGGCGGGGGCGGCGCGGCTGTGTTTGCTCTGGCGAGTGCGCCTGTGCATATCTCGATTGCGATGCTTTTGATTGGGGTCGGGTGTTCGCCTGTCTTGATGGCGTCTTACTATATTTTTGCGCGCACCTATCCTGCGGCTGTGTTTGCCACATTGGCGGCGGTTATTCTGGGTGTTGGTTCTGTGGGCAACCTTGCATCGGCTTTGCCAACCACGCTGGCAGTAGAGGCCTTCGGCTGGCGGGCTGTTGTGGGCGGCACGGCTGTTGTGAGCGTGCTCACAGCGCTGGGGCTTTTCTTTATTGTCCGCGATCCTGAAGCGGCGCAATCCGATGTGAAAGGCTCGCTTTTTGATTTGCTCAAGATGCCTGCGCTTTGGCTCGTCTTTCCTCTGATGGCGTTTCAATATGCGCCCGCTGCGGGGGCGCGGGGGCTTTGGATCGGGCCATTTTTTCGCGATGTTTTTGGCGCGGGGGACGGGCTTGTCGGCAATGTTACGCTTTTGATGGGCGCGGCGATGATTGCGGGGACCTTTGCGTATGGGCCGCTGGATCGCCTGTTGGGCACGCGTAAATGGGTGATTTTTGGCGGGAACATCCTGTCGATGGTGGGGTGTTTCTGGCTTGGGCTCGTCTCGGTGCAGAGTCTTTGGCTCGCAGTTGGTATCTTTGCAATGATCGGCTTTTTTGGCGCGTCTTTTCCTATGATGATGGCGCATGGGCGTGCGTTTTTCCCGCCGCACCTTGTGGGCCGCGGGGTCACGTTGATGAACCTTTTTGCCATTGGTGGGGTCGGTGTGATGCAGATGTTGACGGGACGGCTTTATGCGCGTGTGGCCGAGGGGGCTGTTAGCCCCGCCGAGCCTTATCAGGCGCTTTTTGTCTTTTATGGCGCCCTTGTGGCACTTGGGCTCTTTATTTACGTCTTTGCGCAGGATCGAACCGACTAA
- a CDS encoding SDR family oxidoreductase gives MRLEGKTAIVTGGASGFGAGIARKFAAEGAQVMIVDINHDGAMGMAEELGAGSFGHVANVAVSADVAETVATARQVFGEVDILVNNAGVTHLPKPMEEVSEEEFDRVFAVNCKSVYLFAHELAPFMKQRRAGAILNIASTAGVSPRPNLNWYNASKGWMNTATKAMAVELAPHGVRVNALNPVAGETPLLASFMGEDTPEMRAKFISTIPIGRFSTPEDLGNAACFMCSDEASMITGVCMEVDGGRCI, from the coding sequence ATGCGACTTGAGGGAAAAACAGCGATTGTCACGGGCGGTGCGAGCGGCTTTGGCGCAGGGATTGCGCGGAAGTTTGCGGCAGAGGGCGCGCAGGTGATGATTGTGGATATCAACCACGATGGAGCCATGGGCATGGCCGAAGAGCTGGGAGCAGGGTCTTTTGGCCATGTGGCGAATGTGGCTGTGTCGGCTGATGTTGCTGAGACTGTCGCGACCGCGCGGCAAGTCTTTGGTGAGGTGGATATCCTTGTGAACAATGCTGGCGTCACCCATTTGCCCAAGCCGATGGAAGAGGTGAGCGAGGAAGAGTTTGACCGTGTTTTTGCTGTGAATTGCAAATCGGTCTATCTTTTTGCGCATGAGCTTGCGCCCTTTATGAAGCAGCGTCGCGCGGGTGCGATTTTGAACATCGCCTCGACTGCGGGTGTGAGCCCACGCCCCAACCTGAACTGGTACAACGCCTCCAAGGGCTGGATGAATACGGCGACAAAGGCGATGGCTGTGGAATTGGCGCCGCATGGCGTGCGGGTCAATGCGCTCAACCCTGTTGCAGGGGAGACGCCGCTTTTGGCAAGCTTCATGGGCGAAGACACGCCTGAGATGCGCGCAAAATTTATTTCGACCATTCCAATTGGGCGATTTTCGACGCCTGAAGACCTCGGCAATGCGGCCTGTTTTATGTGCTCGGATGAGGCGAGCATGATCACGGGGGTCTGTATGGAAGTGGATGGCGGGCGGTGTATCTGA
- a CDS encoding aldehyde dehydrogenase family protein gives MSLEDLGFDPAKCLIGGAWVAPAGGQTLPLMNPSTGEQIGEIARGQEADVDAAIDAARRAFEGGWARTPAAERGRILMRLGKLVEGRVEALARLEALDVGKPLKQARADALALARYCEFYGGAADKLMGESIPYLDGYTVYTLREPHGVTAHIVPWNYPMQIIGRSVGAALAAGNCCVLKPAEDACLTALAFADLAKEAGLPDGVLNVVPGLGSEAGAALSGHDGIDHISFTGSVATGSMIQMAAARHVKPVTLELGGKSPQLVFEDADLDAALPFLVNAGIQNAGQTCSASSRILVQRKIYDEVTARMAERYGALKVGQAMSDLDVGPLISAKQKGIVAGFLAQGADLEMAAQGVLSDAPEGGNFVAPTLFAGVSADHALARDEIFGPVQVIIPFEDEAEAVAIANGTEYGLVASVWTQNGARQMRLAKAIRAGQVFLNNYGAGGGVELPFGGVGKSGHGREKGFEALYGFTTLKTVAAFHG, from the coding sequence ATGAGCCTTGAGGATTTGGGGTTTGACCCTGCGAAATGTTTGATTGGCGGCGCGTGGGTCGCACCTGCAGGTGGGCAGACCTTGCCATTGATGAACCCCTCAACAGGAGAGCAGATCGGCGAGATTGCGCGGGGGCAAGAGGCCGATGTTGACGCGGCCATTGACGCCGCGCGGCGGGCCTTTGAGGGCGGCTGGGCAAGGACGCCAGCGGCGGAGCGCGGGCGGATACTCATGCGGCTGGGCAAGCTTGTGGAGGGGCGTGTAGAGGCTTTGGCGCGGCTTGAGGCGCTTGATGTGGGCAAGCCTTTGAAACAGGCGCGGGCCGATGCGCTTGCTCTGGCGCGCTACTGCGAATTTTACGGTGGCGCGGCGGACAAGCTGATGGGGGAAAGCATCCCTTATCTGGACGGGTACACCGTTTACACGCTGCGAGAGCCACATGGGGTGACGGCGCACATCGTTCCATGGAATTACCCGATGCAGATCATTGGGCGCTCTGTTGGCGCGGCTTTGGCGGCGGGGAACTGTTGCGTTCTGAAGCCTGCGGAAGACGCGTGCCTTACGGCGCTGGCATTTGCGGACCTCGCCAAGGAAGCGGGCCTGCCTGACGGGGTTTTGAACGTGGTTCCGGGCCTTGGCAGTGAGGCGGGCGCAGCTTTGAGCGGGCATGACGGGATTGACCACATCTCTTTCACGGGCTCGGTGGCGACGGGGAGTATGATCCAGATGGCGGCGGCGCGGCATGTGAAACCAGTGACGCTGGAGCTGGGCGGGAAGAGCCCCCAGCTTGTCTTTGAAGACGCGGACTTGGACGCGGCGCTACCGTTTCTTGTCAATGCGGGGATACAGAACGCGGGGCAGACCTGCTCGGCCTCTTCACGCATTTTGGTGCAGCGCAAGATTTATGACGAGGTGACGGCGCGGATGGCTGAGCGCTACGGTGCGCTTAAGGTTGGGCAGGCGATGTCCGATCTGGATGTGGGGCCATTGATTTCGGCCAAGCAGAAGGGGATTGTCGCAGGGTTTTTAGCTCAGGGCGCGGACCTTGAGATGGCAGCGCAGGGCGTTTTGAGCGACGCACCCGAGGGCGGAAACTTTGTGGCGCCGACACTTTTTGCAGGGGTTAGCGCCGACCATGCGCTGGCGCGCGACGAGATTTTTGGGCCTGTGCAAGTGATCATCCCGTTTGAGGACGAGGCGGAGGCTGTCGCGATTGCCAACGGGACGGAGTATGGGCTTGTTGCCTCTGTCTGGACACAGAACGGCGCGCGACAAATGCGGCTGGCGAAGGCCATTCGCGCGGGGCAGGTCTTTCTCAACAATTACGGCGCGGGCGGTGGTGTGGAGCTGCCCTTTGGCGGCGTGGGCAAGTCAGGCCATGGGCGCGAGAAGGGATTTGAAGCGCTGTATGGCTTCACCACGTTGAAAACTGTCGCTGCGTTTCATGGCTGA
- a CDS encoding dipeptide ABC transporter ATP-binding protein — translation MSLLSVENLNVSIHGTQILRDVTLSVEAGQIVGVIGESGSGKSMTALAIMQLLPEGAQAEGRVALSGHEMLELEEGALCGLRGNEVGMVFQEPMTALNPIQTIGRQVAETIRIHENVSRREAIERAREALRRCELPEERFPLSRYPHELSGGQRQRVVIAMAIALQPKLLIADEPTTALDVTTQAEVLRLLKRLAREDGMGLLLITHDLAVVADMADEIVIMRKGEVVESGASPAIFETMRHPYSLALLEASDHQPARSEHVLEAPLLSVRNVVRDYALPRAGLFGGAKHFRAVKGVSFDIRRGESLGLVGESGCGKSTLTRAILGLEEVQGGEILLDGEPVFSGKRPNRAVRRKMHVVFQDPYGSFNPRWKVGRLVAEPFHLLDDPPVGGAREMAIISALEKVGLSAADADKYIHEFSGGQRQRIAIARALIIKPELIILDEAVSALDVSIRAQILDLLADLGARFGLTYLFISHDLSVVRNVTDRCLVMQAGEIVEEGATADVFERPKHAYTRELIAAVPQLPKKRSA, via the coding sequence ATGAGCCTTTTGAGCGTTGAGAACCTGAATGTGAGCATTCATGGCACGCAGATTTTGCGGGATGTCACCTTGAGCGTAGAGGCGGGGCAGATTGTCGGGGTGATTGGCGAGAGCGGGTCTGGCAAGTCGATGACGGCGCTGGCGATTATGCAGCTTTTGCCGGAGGGCGCGCAGGCAGAGGGGCGTGTGGCGTTGAGTGGGCACGAGATGCTTGAGCTTGAGGAAGGCGCGCTTTGTGGCCTCAGGGGCAACGAGGTTGGCATGGTGTTTCAGGAGCCGATGACGGCGCTCAACCCTATCCAGACGATTGGCCGCCAAGTGGCGGAGACGATCCGTATCCATGAGAATGTGAGCCGCCGCGAGGCTATAGAGCGCGCGCGCGAGGCTTTGCGCCGTTGTGAGCTGCCTGAAGAGCGCTTCCCCTTGAGCCGCTATCCACATGAGTTGAGTGGCGGGCAGCGGCAGCGGGTTGTGATTGCTATGGCGATTGCCTTGCAGCCGAAGCTTCTGATTGCCGATGAGCCGACAACGGCGCTCGATGTGACGACGCAGGCGGAGGTTCTGCGGCTGTTGAAGCGGCTGGCGCGCGAAGACGGGATGGGGCTTTTGCTGATCACCCATGACCTCGCTGTTGTTGCCGATATGGCCGACGAGATCGTGATTATGCGCAAGGGCGAGGTTGTGGAGAGCGGCGCAAGCCCTGCGATTTTCGAGACGATGCGGCACCCTTATTCGCTCGCGCTTTTGGAAGCGTCAGACCATCAGCCCGCGCGCTCAGAGCATGTGTTGGAAGCGCCTTTGCTCAGTGTGCGGAACGTTGTGCGCGACTATGCTTTGCCGCGCGCGGGCCTCTTTGGTGGAGCGAAGCATTTTCGCGCGGTGAAGGGCGTGAGTTTTGACATCCGGCGTGGCGAGAGCCTTGGGCTTGTGGGCGAAAGCGGCTGCGGCAAGAGCACTTTGACGCGGGCCATTCTAGGGCTTGAGGAGGTGCAGGGCGGCGAAATCCTGCTGGATGGTGAGCCCGTGTTTAGTGGTAAGCGGCCCAACCGTGCCGTGCGCCGCAAGATGCATGTGGTGTTTCAAGACCCATACGGGAGCTTTAACCCGCGCTGGAAAGTCGGGCGCTTGGTGGCTGAGCCGTTTCATTTGCTGGATGATCCGCCTGTGGGCGGCGCGCGTGAGATGGCTATTATCAGCGCGCTTGAGAAGGTGGGCTTGAGCGCGGCGGATGCGGATAAGTATATCCACGAATTTTCGGGCGGGCAGAGGCAACGGATCGCGATTGCGCGGGCGCTGATTATCAAGCCTGAGCTGATCATTCTGGATGAGGCTGTCAGCGCTTTGGATGTGAGCATTCGTGCGCAGATACTCGACTTGCTCGCAGATCTCGGGGCACGCTTTGGGCTGACCTATCTTTTTATCTCGCATGACTTGAGTGTGGTGCGAAATGTGACTGACCGCTGCCTTGTGATGCAGGCGGGCGAGATTGTGGAAGAGGGCGCGACAGCGGATGTTTTTGAGCGCCCGAAGCATGCCTATACGAGAGAGCTGATTGCTGCCGTGCCACAGCTTCCGAAGAAACGCAGCGCTTGA
- a CDS encoding ABC transporter permease produces the protein MNRSLIIGAALSAVFVIAALVSFVWTPYDVLGLDIPNKLKEPSAAHWLGTDHFGRDIFSMIMVGARTSIAVAVVAVGIGMLLGVPLGLAAAARTGTLLDEVIMRGNDLVFAFPSLLIAIMITAVFGASALNAIIAIGIFNIPVFARLVRGAALSLWTRDYVLAARVSGKGVARISFEHILPNVTNLLIVQGTIQFSLGILAEAGLSYVGLGAQPPTPSWGRMLAESQTMFSFKPHLAIFPGLAILLTVLGLNLLGDGLRDWLDPRLRRAKR, from the coding sequence ATGAACCGTTCGCTGATCATAGGGGCCGCGCTTTCGGCGGTGTTTGTTATCGCCGCACTCGTGAGCTTTGTCTGGACGCCGTATGACGTGCTTGGCCTTGATATTCCGAACAAGCTGAAGGAACCGAGTGCTGCGCATTGGCTGGGCACGGACCATTTTGGCCGTGATATTTTCAGTATGATTATGGTCGGGGCGCGCACCTCGATTGCTGTGGCCGTAGTGGCTGTGGGGATTGGCATGCTGCTGGGCGTACCGCTTGGGCTGGCTGCGGCGGCGCGCACGGGGACGCTTCTGGACGAGGTGATCATGCGCGGGAATGATCTTGTCTTTGCCTTTCCGAGTCTGCTCATTGCGATCATGATCACGGCTGTGTTTGGGGCGAGCGCTCTGAACGCTATTATTGCCATCGGGATATTCAACATCCCCGTGTTTGCGCGGCTGGTGCGCGGGGCGGCCTTGAGCCTTTGGACGCGGGATTATGTCTTGGCGGCGCGTGTGTCTGGCAAGGGTGTGGCGCGGATCAGCTTTGAGCATATTCTGCCGAATGTGACCAACTTGCTGATTGTGCAAGGGACGATCCAGTTCTCGCTTGGCATTCTGGCCGAGGCGGGGCTGAGCTATGTCGGGCTTGGGGCGCAGCCGCCGACGCCTAGCTGGGGCAGGATGCTGGCGGAGAGCCAGACAATGTTTAGCTTTAAGCCGCATTTGGCGATCTTTCCTGGCCTTGCGATTTTGCTCACGGTTTTGGGGCTTAACCTTTTGGGCGACGGCTTGCGCGACTGGCTTGACCCACGCTTGCGGAGGGCGAAGCGATGA
- a CDS encoding ABC transporter permease: MLRFVAKRLISLIISLVVASIVIFLFVEVVPGDPAAYMLGLNAQEDTLAALREQLGLNGTLLERYASWVGGMLRGDFGTSYTYRTPVSEMIGERMWISLPLAIYALTLSTLIAFPAGIWAASKRGSLADILVMGFTQLGVAIPNFWFAMLMVLVFAINLRWFSAGGFAGWDAGFGPAMKSLTLPAIALALPQASILARVMRSSLLDTLGEDYIRTARAKGLSRRQALWRHALRNALIPVLTIIGLQFSFLMAGAIIIENVFFLPGLGRLVFQSIAARDLIVVESVVMLLVFAVIVVNFLVDVAYAVVDPRLRVRA; the protein is encoded by the coding sequence ATGCTGAGATTTGTGGCAAAGCGCTTGATTTCGCTCATTATTTCTCTTGTTGTGGCCTCTATTGTGATCTTTCTTTTTGTTGAGGTCGTGCCCGGCGATCCTGCGGCTTATATGCTTGGCTTGAATGCGCAGGAGGACACGCTAGCGGCGCTGCGCGAGCAGCTCGGGCTGAACGGGACGTTGCTTGAGCGCTATGCAAGCTGGGTCGGCGGGATGCTGCGCGGCGATTTTGGCACATCTTACACTTATCGCACACCTGTGAGCGAGATGATTGGCGAGCGGATGTGGATCAGTCTGCCGCTGGCAATCTATGCGCTGACGCTTTCTACGCTGATTGCTTTTCCTGCGGGGATTTGGGCGGCGAGCAAGCGGGGAAGCCTCGCTGACATCTTGGTGATGGGCTTTACTCAGCTTGGCGTGGCGATCCCGAATTTCTGGTTTGCGATGTTGATGGTTTTGGTCTTCGCGATCAATTTGCGCTGGTTTAGCGCGGGCGGCTTTGCGGGCTGGGACGCGGGCTTTGGACCAGCGATGAAGAGCCTGACGCTGCCCGCGATTGCGCTGGCCTTGCCGCAGGCGAGTATCTTGGCCCGGGTGATGCGAAGCTCGCTTTTGGACACGCTGGGAGAGGATTACATTCGCACGGCGCGGGCCAAGGGGCTGAGCCGCCGCCAAGCGCTTTGGCGGCATGCTTTGCGCAATGCGCTTATTCCTGTGCTGACGATCATCGGCTTGCAGTTTTCCTTTCTTATGGCGGGGGCGATTATCATTGAAAATGTCTTCTTCCTGCCAGGCCTTGGGCGGCTTGTGTTTCAGTCTATCGCCGCGCGCGACCTTATTGTTGTCGAGAGCGTGGTGATGCTTCTGGTCTTTGCCGTGATTGTTGTGAACTTTTTGGTCGATGTGGCTTATGCCGTTGTTGATCCGCGCCTGAGGGTGCGGGCATGA
- a CDS encoding ABC transporter substrate-binding protein: MRLMKFATASALAMIVATGAMAKSDITLAMQLEPPHLDPTSAAAGAIDSVLYSNVFEGLTRFASDGSIIPGLAQSWVISDDGLTYTFKLAEGVTFHDGTTMDAEDVKFSLDRARAEDSANAQKALFASIADVEAVDASTVKITLSAPNGSLLFNLAWGDAVIVAPESIENIKQAPVGTGAFKFANWVQGDNITLEKNADYWGTPAKLDKVTFKFISDPTAAFAAVMAEDVDVFAGYPAPENVPQFEADPRFQVIVGNTEGETILSTNNKMPPFDNVKVREAMAHAIDRQAIIDGAMFGLGTPIGTHFAPHNPDYVDLTADSAYDPEKAKALLAEAGFAEGFTTTLKLPPPSYARRGGEIIAAQLREVGIQTEITNLEWAQWLEEVFKGKDYGLTIVSHTEPMDIGIYARPDYYFQYDDADFQAMNTALEAEADPAKRSALLEQMQRKISGDYVNGYLFQLAIPTIAKAGVQGLWENAPTQANDMTAVSWAE; encoded by the coding sequence ATGAGACTGATGAAATTTGCGACGGCGAGCGCTTTGGCAATGATCGTGGCCACTGGCGCAATGGCCAAGAGCGATATCACGCTGGCGATGCAGCTTGAGCCGCCACATCTCGACCCGACAAGTGCCGCCGCTGGCGCGATTGACTCTGTCCTGTACTCCAACGTCTTTGAAGGGCTCACACGCTTCGCGTCTGATGGCTCGATCATTCCGGGTCTCGCGCAGAGCTGGGTGATTTCGGATGACGGGCTGACCTATACGTTCAAGCTTGCCGAGGGGGTCACCTTTCATGACGGCACCACCATGGACGCGGAAGACGTCAAGTTTAGCCTTGATCGCGCCCGTGCTGAAGACAGCGCCAATGCGCAGAAAGCACTGTTTGCAAGCATTGCTGATGTTGAGGCGGTCGACGCGAGCACTGTTAAGATCACTCTGAGCGCGCCGAATGGCTCGCTTCTGTTCAATCTGGCTTGGGGTGACGCTGTGATTGTCGCGCCAGAGAGCATCGAAAACATTAAGCAGGCCCCTGTCGGCACAGGCGCCTTCAAGTTTGCCAACTGGGTTCAGGGCGACAATATCACGCTTGAGAAGAACGCTGACTACTGGGGCACGCCTGCCAAGCTTGATAAGGTGACGTTCAAGTTTATCTCCGACCCGACGGCGGCATTTGCTGCTGTGATGGCGGAAGATGTGGATGTGTTTGCGGGCTATCCCGCGCCTGAGAACGTGCCACAATTTGAAGCGGATCCGCGCTTTCAAGTTATTGTGGGCAATACCGAGGGTGAAACGATCCTGTCCACAAACAACAAGATGCCGCCGTTTGACAATGTGAAGGTGCGTGAGGCGATGGCCCATGCGATTGACCGTCAGGCTATTATTGATGGCGCGATGTTTGGACTTGGGACGCCGATTGGCACGCATTTTGCGCCGCACAATCCTGACTATGTCGATCTGACTGCTGACAGCGCCTATGACCCCGAGAAAGCCAAGGCGCTTTTGGCGGAGGCGGGCTTTGCCGAAGGCTTCACGACAACCCTGAAGCTGCCACCGCCCTCATATGCACGTCGTGGTGGAGAGATCATTGCGGCGCAGCTGCGCGAGGTGGGTATTCAGACCGAGATCACCAATCTGGAATGGGCGCAGTGGCTTGAAGAAGTGTTCAAGGGCAAGGATTATGGCCTGACGATTGTGAGCCACACCGAGCCGATGGATATCGGGATTTACGCGCGCCCTGACTATTATTTCCAGTATGATGATGCGGATTTCCAAGCGATGAACACTGCGCTTGAGGCCGAGGCAGACCCCGCCAAGCGTTCGGCCCTTCTGGAGCAGATGCAGCGCAAGATTTCTGGCGATTATGTGAACGGCTATCTCTTCCAACTTGCGATCCCGACGATTGCTAAGGCGGGTGTTCAGGGGCTTTGGGAAAATGCACCGACGCAGGCCAACGACATGACAGCTGTGTCTTGGGCTGAGTGA
- a CDS encoding acetylornithine deacetylase/succinyl-diaminopimelate desuccinylase family protein: MSLADRLSAEIAARRDDLVELCQDLIKIPTLNPPGENYREICDYLDRRLLKSGFHTELIRAKGALGDSDRYPRWNIVARKEGPRGGECVHFNSHIDIVEVGRGWTTDPFGGEVIDGKVYGRGACDMKGGLAASIVAAEAFIAICPDFAGAIEISGTADEESGGFGGVAYLAEKGYFNPEKVHHVIIPEPLGHDRICLGHRGVWWAEIETYGEIAHGSMPFLGDCAVRHMGAVVSEMERSLFPALALKRTDMPVVPEGAKQSTMNINSIHGGEAEQDPDYTGLPSPCVPDSCRMVIDRRFLIEEDIDEVQEEIHGLLRHVQSERENFTFNVRELQRVLPTMTEKSAPVVQSVARAISDIMGKEADYVVSPGTYDQKHIDRIGRLKNCIAYGPGILDLAHKPDEYVGIDEMVQSAQVMARSLLDLLDGREN; encoded by the coding sequence ATGAGCCTTGCTGACCGATTGAGCGCAGAGATTGCCGCACGGCGGGATGACCTTGTAGAGCTGTGTCAGGACCTCATAAAAATTCCGACGTTGAATCCGCCGGGGGAAAACTATCGCGAGATATGTGACTATCTTGATCGCCGCCTGTTAAAGAGTGGTTTCCATACAGAACTCATCCGCGCCAAGGGTGCGTTGGGCGATTCGGATCGCTATCCGCGCTGGAACATTGTGGCCCGCAAAGAGGGGCCGCGCGGCGGGGAGTGTGTGCACTTCAACTCCCACATCGACATCGTGGAAGTGGGGCGTGGCTGGACCACTGACCCGTTTGGCGGCGAGGTGATCGACGGCAAGGTTTACGGGCGCGGGGCCTGCGATATGAAAGGCGGGCTGGCGGCAAGCATTGTGGCTGCCGAGGCCTTTATTGCCATTTGCCCCGATTTTGCAGGGGCTATCGAGATATCTGGCACGGCTGATGAGGAAAGTGGCGGCTTTGGCGGCGTGGCGTATCTGGCCGAGAAAGGCTATTTCAACCCCGAAAAAGTGCACCATGTGATCATCCCTGAACCGCTCGGTCACGACCGCATTTGCCTTGGGCACAGGGGCGTCTGGTGGGCGGAAATCGAAACTTATGGCGAGATTGCGCATGGCTCTATGCCCTTCCTTGGCGACTGCGCTGTGCGCCATATGGGGGCTGTTGTGAGCGAGATGGAACGCTCGCTTTTTCCTGCTTTGGCGCTGAAACGCACGGATATGCCTGTTGTCCCTGAAGGGGCGAAGCAGAGCACGATGAACATCAACTCGATCCATGGGGGCGAGGCCGAGCAAGACCCAGATTATACTGGTTTACCAAGCCCTTGCGTGCCTGATAGCTGCCGTATGGTGATTGATCGCCGGTTCCTGATTGAAGAGGATATCGACGAGGTGCAGGAAGAGATTCACGGGCTGCTCAGGCATGTGCAATCGGAGCGCGAGAACTTTACCTTTAATGTGCGAGAACTTCAGCGGGTCTTGCCCACGATGACTGAAAAGAGCGCGCCTGTGGTGCAATCTGTTGCTCGGGCGATCAGTGATATTATGGGAAAAGAGGCAGATTATGTTGTTTCCCCAGGGACTTATGACCAAAAACACATTGACCGTATCGGGCGGTTGAAAAACTGTATTGCCTATGGGCCTGGCATTCTGGACCTTGCGCATAAGCCTGATGAATATGTCGGAATTGACGAGATGGTACAGAGCGCGCAGGTGATGGCGAGGAGCCTTTTGGACCTGCTGGACGGGCGGGAAAATTAA